Genomic window (Pseudovibrio brasiliensis):
GAATTCATCTATCAAATCATGCTCCAGCAGCTGCTGAATAAGCCTCCAGCTTCCATGCACTTGCAGCAGTGGCCCGTCCATCGCTTTCAAGGTGCCAATCACCTCAGGCAGATCTCCATGGACGCGCTGCGTATTGACCCACCCCAGATCATCCTGCTGAGACGTCACCACATACTTCTGAGCTGAGTTGATCGCTTGCGTCGCAGGGTCATCAGGATCTGCTGTTTGCCAGAAAGCGGCGAACAGATCGTAAGTCTTGCGCCCGTAAAGAAAGTCGTAGGGCAGGGACATGGCTTCGGCTTTTACAAGCTCCATCACCTCCCTCCAATAGGGCTGTGCCCACCCGCCAAGATCAAACCCATTAGAGCGATCCTCATCAGGATGACTCGGCGCCTGCATGACGCCATCAACGCTTTGGAAGGTCAAAATTGCAAGATCACGCATGACGTCTGGTCTCCGTGGTCATCTGAAGTGAGCTGAATATGAAGGTCGCCCATGGTGAAACTAAGAAGGGCGAGAGAAGTTGAAACGTACCTTTTAAATCTATGCATAATACAGGGCGCGTCACGCCTTGCATCGATACCTGTAAAAAAGCGCGGCCCCAGATCTGAGGCCGCGCTTGAGTTCTCTTATGGATCACGAGGATCAGTCAGTCTTAAGCAGCCATCTGATTGCCCGGTGTTTCATGATCGGTATCACCGTTGTTGTACAGGCTGCCGAAGCGGTTGGAGAGGAAGTCGCGCAGATTGATGCTTTCCTGCTTCACGAAGCTCTTCGCATTCAGCTT
Coding sequences:
- a CDS encoding dihydrofolate reductase family protein yields the protein MRDLAILTFQSVDGVMQAPSHPDEDRSNGFDLGGWAQPYWREVMELVKAEAMSLPYDFLYGRKTYDLFAAFWQTADPDDPATQAINSAQKYVVTSQQDDLGWVNTQRVHGDLPEVIGTLKAMDGPLLQVHGSWRLIQQLLEHDLIDEFRLLTFPVILGKGKKLFEDGAPVRALKHIKSGHTAGGVKMDFYRRTAS